A window of Piliocolobus tephrosceles isolate RC106 chromosome 13, ASM277652v3, whole genome shotgun sequence contains these coding sequences:
- the RBM4B gene encoding RNA-binding protein 4B isoform X2, whose translation MVKLFIGNLPREATEQEIRSLFEQYGKVLECDIIKNYGFVHIEDKTAAEDAIRNLHHYKLHGVNINVEASKNKSKASTKLHVGNISPTCTNQELRAKFEEYGPVIECDIVKDYAFVHMERAEDAVEAIRGLDNTEFQGRIIAD comes from the coding sequence ATGGTGAAGCTGTTCATCGGAAACCTGCCCCGGGAGGCCACAGAGCAGGAGATTCGCTCTCTTTTCGAACAGTATGGGAAGGTGCTGGAATGTGACATCATTAAGAACTATGGCTTTGTGCACATAGAAGACAAGACGGCAGCTGAGGATGCCATACGCAACCTGCACCATTACAAGCTTCATGGGGTGAACATCAACGTGGAAGCCAGCAAGAATAAGAGCAAAGCTTCAACCAAGTTACACGTGGGTAACATCAGCCCCACTTGTACCAACCAAGAGCTTCGAGCCAAGTTTGAGGAGTATGGTCCGGTCATCGAATGTGACATCGTAAAAGATTATGCCTTCGTACACATGGAGCGGGCAGAGGATGCAGTGGAGGCCATCAGGGGCCTTGACAACACAGAGTTTCAAG